The Lolium perenne isolate Kyuss_39 chromosome 6, Kyuss_2.0, whole genome shotgun sequence genome segment TTGAAGCTTAGATGAGATTAACAGAATAACAACTGAGCCAGCAAGACCTTAGGTGTAACTTTGGGGTAAAGGAGAACGGAAGTTCAGAAGAGTTGGAGCTCAATGTATCTACTTATAAGTTACAGTTATGATAGATATTCAGATTCAATGAGAAGAAAACTTATCATACTATTTGCACACTGAAAATAAAAGTAAACAGAGGATGCAGCAGATTATGAATCTCTGCAAAATAAATTGATACACTGAGACCTGCTTATCATGAAGATATGACCAATACTGGGATCCTTTGTATCTGTCAGAAATTCTATCTAGAATGCCATCTAGTGTACAGGAGCATCATGAGACTGAAAACCATGCCGAGGTGCATAATGGTTTGAGTTATTTCTCGCTGTATGAGTCGTGACTGCGAGCCCTACTGCACAGAGGGTGGACTGTCAATGTACGTGCTGCAGCCAATTAAACTCAAACTTCTATACAAAATGAATGATATCTGATATTGGGATGGTCGTCAGACAATTCCATAGCACCTCAGAATCTAAGGGCATGATAAATATACAACCTGAAGTTTGATTGCCAGTTTGCCACACTCTGCATTATTCCTTCAGCAAAATCCATATACTCCTAGTGACTAGGATTTTCTTGAACATTCCGACTCAATAATGTTTGTTTCCTACTGAATAAGATTGTTCTGACTAATTACATGTTTATGAGATGAAATTAAGAAAATTAACCAAAGCAAGGTATTAACTTTGTTTTGGCTCGCTTTTCCCTCACTATGCTCAAGCTTAAACAGCATCTGTTGTAGAGAATGGTGATTTTCTTGAATATTATGAAAACCACATGAACAAGTTTAAATGCCAGAATTAAGCACATTTATCAGTCCTGCACAACCCAAGATGCTAAAGTAAAACTTCGGCGCATTCAACATCGACATCTTACCCAGAAAGTTTTGCAAATCCAATCCTTTCTTGAGGCCATATTTTGAGTTATTAACAAACGGTATAGACGAATCAAAGGAATCTTGTTGTAGTTGTAGGTATGCTGGCAACTTCCCAATAACCTCCATCATATTGTGTTGCCAGATAGCATTTTATTTGTAGCATTAGATAACCAGAAGGTTCAGATTTGGTTGTTCGAACAGTTACACCATAAATAAGCACTCTTTTTTGGTGTAATATAATTTGTGGGTACTGGAAAATGTTAGCTCTATAATATCAATGTGTTGGAGAAATAGATATTACCATCAATAACTCTTATATTTACTTAGTCCATTTGATTGATTCAATATACAACTAACGAAACTATACACTTAATAAAAAAATTCAAATGTACCCTTGTGGACCAGGAGGTCACGGGTTCAAGTCGTGGAAACAGCCTCTTGCAAAAATTGCAAGGAAAGGCTGCGTACAATGACCCAATGTGGTCCGACCCCTCCCCGGACCCCGCGCAAAGCGGGAGCTTCATGCACTGGGCTGCCCTACCCTTGTGGACCATACCGACTTAGGATATACAAAATGTCAGAATTTTTTAAAAAGTAATGTAATTTATAAACGCGGTTAGGTTAAGTGCAAATCCTAGAACATGAAAGATATTTTTTATAACCAGGAGCAGGGATCCTTACAGCTGATTGCTAAAAAAATACTACTTGGTACACAAGGGTTATGTTAGTAAATCAAGCGCCATCCTGCAAGCTAGCAGTGTGAGCGGCCATTCTGCCCACCAGCTTTGAGGCCTATTCTCGGTTCGGTACCTTCAGGTTGTCTTTTCTCTATGATCCACCAAGTGGTAGGGTGCCTCAGGATTAGTTCATAATCAGATGAAGTAGTCTGCATATATTTCACTTAGAAGATATTGATGTAAATCTGTCCTGTGTGCTATTTTAAATAGTTGACATAGTTGTTCAATATGGAAGTATGAGCTAAGATAAAAAAAATTCCATGAGATTACTCTGAACATTCCACTGCATAGAAAACTATATATTGTGGATGAATGGAAGTTAAATGTTAGGATTAACCAAGATCTGCCAAGAGTCTTGGCAGTTTGTTCACTCTACAAGTCACAAGATGTGCTTTATATATCAGAATGTTCTTGTAATAATTTGGCAGTTCCGAGGATTCAGCATAACAATAACATAGATCGTCCGAATTCAGACgaaatttggccattcaagttcaaGTTGACGGACTTAAAAGGTATTCAACTAAGAAGAATAGGTATTTCTGTGAAGTAAAAGGGAACGGAGGGAAAATTCTTGTATGTAGTATTTTACTCCAAATGCTTCTCGTCCTGCCAAGATACTTTTTCCCTAACCGGCCTTCCCTCGTATGTGCTGTCTTAATTATAAAAAAGCCTAGATTCATAGAAAAAGGACATGTATTCCTAGTAGCAACAATAACACATATACCAATCAGATAAAGAGAAGTTCTCGGAACAATCACCAAAGTAGCTATAAGCATAGGCAACAAGGAACAGCAAAATTATCGCTATTATGTTATAGCTATGGATCATCATCCGAACAATTCCCCACACCTGAAAAAAAACAGATGTCGAAGTGGGGGCAGGAACAAGGGCACACCAAGCAAGCAATCAACTTGCTTCCCATGAGTTCCTAATCCCTACCCTCTTCACTTCAGCCTTTTAATCCTGTCCAGTCTCTCACCGCCAACACCGGAACAACAATATACACACGGCTGGCTACACTGCGGCCATCGTTATTGTAGTACATAAGGAAGGCGCTCCGCTTACTTGGTACGGCCATGCATGTACAGGTGATGAAAGACAGAAAGAGAGGTGTTGTCAATCGATGTACTCGAACTCGTCCTCCCGCAGGTGGACGAAGAGCTTGACGGGCTTGGGCTGGGCGTCGACGGCGACCTGGAACTCGACCTTGAAGGGGAAGTTGGCGGTGATGCGCTTGCCCTTCCAGACGCCCACGTACTGCTTGATGACGCCCTCCAGGCCCTGGATGTCGAGGTCGGGCGCCTTGACGACGTGGTAGACGCGGAGCGGCGCCGTGACGCGCACGCGCCGGCCGATCTTGGGCGCGTGCTCCGCCTCCTCGGCGGCCacgtcggaggaggaggagacgtcgctggtgagggagacctgcaggCGCGCGGTGCGGAGGCGCGGGGCGCGGGGCGGGAGTGGCCCGCTGAGGCCGCGGGTGGCCGGGGAGGGGAGGCGGCGGAGGAAGAGgacggaggaggtggaggtggacggTGGCGCCATGGTCGCGGCCGTAGTTGCCATCGCGGCGAATTGGAATGTGGAGTGCGTGTGCTGGGGTCGAACAGGTGGTGGGTGCGCGGGAGAGGAGTGTAGGATAGGAGCTGGGTAACGAGAGGCGGAGGAAAGGATAGAACAGACGGCCGAGTTGCGTACCGTTTCTGGCGAGGTGGATACTTTCGTTTTGTTCGATTTGTTCGGTGTCGGCTTCGGAAATGTCGAGAATTTTGCAGTTTTCTTACCGTAAGCTTCGAGAAAGAGCACAGGGCCGATACCGTAACACACACAAAAACCTTGAAAGTTTCCTAACAATGCAAGCATTCAACTAGCAACCCTAATGAAATCATAAGACTCGTGTGTAAGAGcatcccactcgttggcgctccccaggtCAATGAAACTTTTGGCTTGTGAGGCTCAATTTTCCAGCGGTGAGCCAAAGGAATTGAGGCAAAGCTATGAATTCGGCAATCAAAATAAATATAGTAAAATTTAGGCGAAATTTACAGGGATTCATATAATATAGGCTAGTTCGTTATTTTTTCACCGAATTCTCACATATATTCGAAATCGGTGTATATACTGCACATATAGTCCTTCGGTGTGCACATGCAGACAAGACAATAAGCCTCCGAAACTCTGCCTCTTGTAGGATGATATGGGTGAGGGAAATcatgtttttggggagcgcttacGTGTGAATACTGGCAACATAACGTTATCCAATGAGTTTCCGAATGATAACTTCTTCCCGTACACCAACGACCTCTTCGGCGACCTCAAAATGGACCACAACGTTGACAAGACTTTGATGTTGCCATCGTCGTTGCCGCAACTGCATCCAACGACAACAATGCACCGTATGTGATTATGTCGTTAATGTTCCATTTTTACTAGAATTTCCAGTTCTGGTATTTGTGGTATCTAGAATTGGCTTATCTTATCTAGATGCGATTTATTCATCTACACGCTAGTCCGCATAATAGTACTACATTTGTCATCTATGTGCTTTTAGTTTAGACTACTAATTAACTAGCTTGTGATAGATCTTCGATTGTTCCGACATTTGAGATATCAGGACGAAGGCGGTTTTCATCTGAttcctcatcatcactctcatctctTCAGTTAGATAGTGCGCGTATTAGCTTCCGCCTTCTCCATTGTGTTTTATCGTATGTAGACGCAGCTGCGAAAATGGTGTACCTGCCTCCAACAGTCTTCCAAATTGACACAGACTCCGAGAACTCTACCCTTGTAAATGACGTACGACAGCATCTCTATGCATAAGATAAATAATATACATCAGTAATGCAAATTCGTACATAATAAACGATGTAGTGCTACAACATTCAAAAGAAGTCAAGTACCAAGAAATGAGTCTCATATAAAAGACACACGATACAAGAGGTAAATCAATAAGACCAAGTAAAATGCGCAAGCAATGTGCATGGACATATAGACAAGGTCTTATTGGCTCCCTCTTTCATTAGACGGTGCCAGAGTTTAATCATCGGCAAGTGCATTTGAATATGAACGACACACGGCAAGAAGTTATAACCAACAAGATCAAGGCAAATGCGCAAACAATGTGCAAGATCAGTTTATAACACACGACTTATAGATCATTCAAAACTAAACCTAAGAAAGTTCATCATACAAAATAATGAGGGAACGGGCGGAGGCCATCAGACGTCATGAAGTCCTGGCGGTCGCCCTAAAGATGACATATCTCTTCTATCTGCCACTGACTTGGTTTTACAGTGTCATAGTAGAACAACCCCTCCAAACTGCAGACATCCTTCATAATGAGTTTTCCAAGCTTATGCTGAGAATGCGATACAACTCGAATCTGAAATCTTCCTCGCTACAGTTCGCAAAGTTCTTGACCCATGTTGTAAGACTAGATGGCTCCACAAGTAGCCGATGATCCCGTACAAACTCACGCATGTGATGGATTGCGTAGAATGCCTCCATCGTGCTATCTTTTGGTTGCTTCACGCAGGAGAACTCCATTTTATGGCCGAATATACGCCTGCCTGTTATGACTACTTCTCTTTTCAAGCCGTTACCTTCAAGTAGTAGGGTTGAGAGCATCATCCAGAATGTTATTGATGTTGGTGTAGTTTTTCGGCTTTGCACTCCCCGAGTCAAAATACACGGCGTGTGAGTGTTGGATCCACAAAACAATGAGGTTGCAATATTAGTCTATGTGCAACACAATTCAAACAGACCATTATATTCGAAACTCAAACATAGTGAAATATATACGAAAGAATCGTATGGCGCTAGTAAGTGACTTACTCGAGAAAATAAGGAAGGACAAACATTTATTTATCCTTATTCTCCAAGAAGAGATTTTCGATGTAATACATTGCATTGAGTTTTttctcatagttgaccaagtagcTCTCATAAAAATAGTAGGGGTCCGCTATCGCCAAGCTGAAAGAACATATCTCCTTAAGTAAGtggttttggtgttgatgacaataATTATATTCGACTAATTATGTTGTATAAGAATTGAAGGATATAGCGATGATCTTTGTGCCCAAAAGTTGAAGAGCTTGAAGAGATCATTTCGGGAAATGAAATGATATTCTTGTTTGGACTTAGTTGGAAGAAAGAATGGAAGAGAGATTAGAtggaagaaagaaaagaagaagaggagaaaagGAGAGGAGGGGCAGCGCGGCCGGAGGCGCAGGCGGTACCACAGGCCTGCCCACGGCCGGAGCCTCCGGGCGTGGTACCGCCCCCGGTACCGGAAAATTGCCAAGCCTCGCAGTAAAGATCCAGGGTGTTGGGGACGCTCGGCGGTACCCCGGCCAGTACTGcggctggaggctccggcctcccctcccGGCCCGAGGCTCCAGCGCCCGCCTCGCCCATGTGGCCGCCTCCATCCCGCGCCACATCGAcaccggccggtagtaccggcccaacctggccggtactaccggtcaccACCTCTCCAACGGAAATATCCCCTTCGGGGGTATAAATAGAGCTTCTTCTCCAATGGTTGATCCCAACGTTTTTGCCCAAATCTGAGACCACCATTGCTGAGCTCCAAACGCCTAGATCTCTCTACTCCTCCACTCAAACTCCACCATATTTGAGGATTTACTAGAGATgacctagatctacacttccaccaaaggaatttgTGTTTCATCAACATTCTAGTGGATCTTTGTGAGGTGACCTCGAAGCTACTCTTCGTGTAATGCTTCGTGGTTacatcttgggagcctccaatttggttgtggatgtgttccccaagctttgtgtataggtgtcggtTGCGACCTCAAGGCAACCGCTTAGTGGAGCGTggactaggcctttgtggcgttgctcactgGAGAATAGGATGAGATTTCATGGTGTTGGTTGGCCTTCGTGGCGCCAcacccctccaaacgtagacgtacttccctttacaaggaaggaactacgggaatcatatcGTCGTCTCTCCGTGTGCTCcacctcggttacctctatctcaCACCATCTTTACTACTTGTATCTTGTATTGTTGCTTGCTATCTTGCCATATAGGTGAATTCActaagttgcatatctagagaatttacctttgtgtcaagcctaatttgaaaaCGAATTAAAATTTGTGATTACACCTATTAACTCCCCCTCTAGGtgtcatacga includes the following:
- the LOC127306964 gene encoding ferredoxin-thioredoxin reductase, variable chain-like, with product MATTAATMAPPSTSTSSVLFLRRLPSPATRGLSGPLPPRAPRLRTARLQVSLTSDVSSSSDVAAEEAEHAPKIGRRVRVTAPLRVYHVVKAPDLDIQGLEGVIKQYVGVWKGKRITANFPFKVEFQVAVDAQPKPVKLFVHLREDEFEYID